Proteins encoded within one genomic window of Desulfonatronospira thiodismutans ASO3-1:
- a CDS encoding DUF1365 family protein, whose product MNSRVVPVSISHERFGHKSHRFEYRFMVLLLDLDELKRLDENTRLFGFNRYRPACIFQKDYLTPGPESIRDKLGNLLQSYKFMTLDQDSRVLLLTCPRIFGRVFNPVSFYFIFSPAGKLQLTLAEVNNTFGDKHVYILEKSGRSPGFPVQFKTPKKFHVSPFFDISGQYLFSFSDVRKEIDIAITLEKNHRPALEARMWQAARPGELTDGNLLSTWIFHPLASNMTYPRILRQAVSLYYGKGLPVFTRPEPENPLTIRTMQQKSTILDLIARRLVLANLKKFRKGRLEIQMPDKTVHVFGEVEPGPSCRMNIHDPRFFRKVIKGEDVGLGEAYTMGMWDTDNLTRLMELLIMNMGHLSYMENWGAAGRMLHKMLVPARKMIPDNDPRGCRQNIQAHYDLSNDFFAGFLDPGMTYSCAVFENLQELRQTGQPVSQSRLQQAQERKYSMVARAAGIKPGQSIVEIGCGWGGFALFAAREFDCQVKAVTISREQYNYVQQQVINQGLQDRIEVAMEDYRHIQGRFDALVSIEMLEAVGHKYHPRFFQSVDRLLRPGAKACIQSITIPDQRYNTYRKTQDWISTYIFPGGLLPSLDRISSVLARHTTLVIAQVTDIGPHYAPTLAAWREKFLQNWQEIKSLSQCFDEDFRRTWEYYFCMCEASFEQRHIRDLQIVLDRPRYSPGRMR is encoded by the coding sequence ATGAACTCCAGGGTTGTGCCTGTAAGCATTTCCCATGAAAGGTTTGGGCACAAGAGCCACCGGTTTGAATACAGGTTTATGGTCCTGCTGCTGGACCTGGACGAACTCAAGAGATTAGACGAAAATACAAGACTTTTCGGGTTCAACCGCTACAGACCGGCCTGTATATTCCAGAAGGACTACCTCACCCCCGGCCCAGAAAGCATCCGGGACAAACTTGGAAACCTTCTTCAGTCATATAAGTTCATGACCCTGGATCAAGACTCCAGGGTTCTGCTTCTCACCTGCCCCAGGATCTTCGGACGGGTTTTCAATCCGGTGAGCTTTTACTTTATCTTCAGCCCGGCAGGGAAACTGCAGTTAACATTAGCGGAGGTCAACAACACATTCGGAGACAAACATGTATACATCCTGGAGAAATCAGGCCGGTCCCCGGGGTTTCCGGTACAATTCAAGACACCGAAAAAATTTCATGTATCGCCTTTTTTCGACATCTCGGGGCAGTACCTGTTCAGCTTCAGTGATGTCCGCAAAGAAATAGATATAGCCATCACCCTTGAAAAAAATCACCGGCCTGCCCTGGAGGCCAGGATGTGGCAGGCGGCCCGGCCAGGGGAACTGACCGACGGCAATCTTTTAAGCACCTGGATATTTCATCCCCTGGCTTCCAACATGACCTATCCCCGCATCCTGCGCCAGGCCGTCAGCCTTTATTACGGCAAAGGCCTGCCTGTATTCACCAGGCCAGAGCCGGAAAACCCCCTGACCATCAGGACCATGCAGCAAAAATCAACCATTTTAGACCTTATTGCCAGGAGACTTGTGCTGGCGAACCTGAAAAAATTCCGCAAGGGACGCCTTGAAATCCAGATGCCAGACAAAACTGTGCACGTATTCGGAGAGGTTGAGCCAGGTCCCTCGTGCCGCATGAACATTCATGACCCCCGATTTTTCCGGAAAGTCATCAAAGGCGAGGACGTCGGCCTTGGTGAAGCCTATACCATGGGCATGTGGGATACCGACAACCTCACCAGGCTCATGGAACTGCTCATTATGAACATGGGCCACCTGTCCTACATGGAGAACTGGGGGGCCGCCGGGAGGATGCTGCACAAAATGCTGGTGCCGGCCAGAAAGATGATTCCTGACAATGACCCCCGGGGATGCAGACAAAATATCCAGGCCCACTACGACCTGTCCAACGATTTTTTTGCCGGTTTTCTGGACCCGGGCATGACCTATTCCTGCGCTGTATTCGAAAACCTGCAGGAACTGCGGCAAACAGGTCAACCAGTTTCCCAGAGCCGACTGCAGCAGGCCCAGGAGCGTAAGTACTCCATGGTGGCCCGGGCAGCCGGCATCAAGCCGGGACAGAGTATCGTGGAGATCGGGTGCGGCTGGGGTGGATTCGCCCTCTTTGCCGCCCGTGAATTCGACTGCCAGGTAAAGGCAGTGACCATATCCAGGGAACAGTACAATTATGTGCAGCAACAGGTTATCAACCAGGGACTGCAGGACAGAATAGAAGTAGCCATGGAGGATTACCGCCATATACAAGGGCGCTTTGACGCCCTGGTATCCATTGAAATGCTGGAGGCTGTGGGGCACAAATACCATCCCCGCTTCTTCCAAAGCGTGGACCGCCTGCTAAGACCCGGGGCAAAAGCCTGCATTCAGAGCATTACCATCCCGGATCAGCGCTATAACACCTACCGTAAAACCCAGGACTGGATAAGCACCTATATCTTTCCCGGGGGACTGCTGCCGTCCCTGGACAGGATAAGCAGCGTCCTGGCCCGGCACACCACCCTGGTTATAGCCCAGGTTACGGATATAGGTCCTCACTATGCACCCACCCTGGCTGCATGGAGGGAAAAGTTCCTGCAGAACTGGCAGGAAATCAAGAGCCTGTCCCAGTGCTTTGATGAAGATTTCCGCAGAACATGGGAATATTACTTCTGCATGTGCGAGGCATCATTTGAGCAGCGCCATATCCGCGATCTGCAGATCGTCCTGGACCGGCCCAGGTACTCACCCGGGAGAATGCGGTGA
- a CDS encoding TIGR04282 family arsenosugar biosynthesis glycosyltransferase: MHSSRACLALMLKYPSPGRVKTRLGKDIGQVNAALLYRSFVQTTLATCRTLSWPILLFCHPDSTLDKYRAWLGEENDYFIQGPGNIGDKMRAAFEQSFELGFDRVVLAGTDVPQMFRETLQQAQKGLESCKAVLGPALDGGYYLLGLHRDVFFPGVFSDVPWSTSRVLETTLNRLKDLGLNPHILPELRDVDTLEDFRALFRSQQGVEPNSYLSWDQAVQAYLACMDCSQADSREFEAVEDRKKVVLQGSRKHAKHPE, from the coding sequence ATGCATTCCAGCAGGGCCTGCCTGGCCCTTATGCTTAAATACCCTTCTCCGGGGCGGGTCAAGACCAGGCTGGGCAAAGATATCGGCCAGGTCAATGCTGCTTTGCTCTACCGCTCTTTTGTGCAGACAACCCTTGCCACGTGCAGGACACTGTCCTGGCCCATTCTGCTCTTTTGTCACCCAGACAGTACACTTGATAAGTACCGGGCATGGCTGGGTGAAGAAAATGACTATTTTATCCAGGGGCCTGGAAATATCGGCGATAAAATGCGGGCTGCCTTTGAGCAGTCCTTTGAACTGGGTTTTGACCGGGTAGTACTTGCCGGCACTGATGTGCCCCAAATGTTTCGGGAGACTCTACAGCAGGCTCAAAAAGGTCTTGAGAGCTGCAAAGCTGTGCTTGGTCCGGCTCTGGACGGCGGATATTATCTCCTGGGTCTGCACAGGGATGTTTTTTTCCCGGGTGTGTTCAGCGATGTTCCCTGGAGTACCTCCCGGGTGCTGGAGACCACCCTGAACAGGCTGAAGGATCTGGGGCTGAATCCGCACATTCTGCCTGAATTAAGAGACGTGGATACCCTGGAAGATTTCAGGGCACTGTTTCGGAGTCAGCAGGGAGTTGAACCCAATAGTTATCTCTCCTGGGATCAGGCTGTCCAGGCTTATCTGGCCTGTATGGATTGTAGTCAGGCCGATTCCCGGGAGTTTGAAGCTGTAGAGGACAGGAAGAAAGTAGTCCTTCAGGGGAGCAGGAAGCATGCAAAGCATCCTGAGTGA
- a CDS encoding ATP-binding protein gives MEKISNISGVKSKNLKTLIPEIFTEFEKFMIYGGYPEVAQVQDQEKKEALASIFDLYVKKDLVDFLAWERIKHAKTLIQHLAVNHGQEIFYSQLAQVASISEKTAKNYLEILRETFVITVHTAFFTNRNKELVKTPKIYFSDNGVRNFFLNNFNPPEMRPDSSFLFEGVIISELIKNGFDPERLKFWRTKNQQEVDLILNCDRGPVPVEIKYKSRLKESDFQGLFKFRESYSQSQGLYLVNPYNNYSAKDVCLLSPFELDILNEFA, from the coding sequence ATGGAAAAAATCAGCAATATTTCAGGGGTGAAAAGTAAGAATCTGAAAACTTTGATTCCTGAGATATTTACTGAATTTGAAAAGTTCATGATCTATGGCGGCTACCCAGAAGTCGCTCAGGTTCAGGATCAGGAAAAAAAGGAAGCTCTTGCTTCAATTTTTGATCTTTATGTAAAAAAGGATCTGGTGGATTTTTTAGCCTGGGAGCGCATCAAACACGCCAAAACACTAATTCAGCATCTGGCTGTAAATCACGGCCAGGAAATTTTTTACAGTCAACTGGCTCAAGTGGCCTCGATAAGCGAAAAGACTGCCAAGAACTATCTGGAAATCCTGCGGGAAACCTTTGTCATTACAGTGCATACAGCATTTTTTACCAATCGCAACAAGGAGCTGGTCAAAACACCCAAGATTTATTTTTCAGACAATGGGGTAAGAAATTTTTTCCTGAATAACTTCAACCCGCCAGAAATGCGGCCGGACAGCTCCTTTTTATTCGAGGGGGTGATAATATCCGAGCTGATAAAAAATGGATTCGACCCGGAGAGGCTGAAATTCTGGCGAACAAAAAACCAACAGGAAGTTGATTTAATTCTGAACTGCGACCGCGGTCCTGTTCCTGTAGAAATCAAGTATAAAAGTCGGCTTAAAGAATCTGATTTTCAGGGGCTCTTCAAGTTCAGAGAAAGTTACTCTCAAAGCCAGGGGCTTTACCTTGTCAATCCTTACAATAATTATTCAGCAAAAGATGTTTGCCTTTTATCACCATTTGAGCTGGATATCCTGAATGAGTTTGCTTGA
- a CDS encoding AAA family ATPase has protein sequence MEYKSKKGKVRMYRKRKIFASLEEQTKNRKITLLIGARQVGKTTLLREVYNRLPQDCPKLFLDLDEYSNYEKVSTYENCLNVLTRALPATQ, from the coding sequence TTGGAATATAAATCCAAAAAAGGAAAAGTAAGGATGTATAGAAAACGCAAAATCTTTGCCAGCTTAGAAGAACAGACTAAAAACAGAAAAATCACGCTGCTTATTGGAGCCAGGCAGGTTGGAAAGACAACCTTGCTACGGGAAGTTTACAATAGGCTGCCCCAGGATTGCCCCAAGCTGTTTTTAGACCTTGATGAGTACTCCAACTATGAAAAAGTGAGTACTTATGAAAATTGTTTAAATGTTCTAACCCGGGCTTTGCCCGCAACCCAATAA
- a CDS encoding ribbon-helix-helix domain-containing protein, protein MKTVQITIDKELVQEVDQITQQLRTSRSAFTRKALQEALDRYKRELLEQKHRQGYEKHPVNSEEFPGWEEEQVWVD, encoded by the coding sequence ATGAAGACAGTTCAAATAACCATAGATAAAGAACTGGTCCAGGAAGTGGACCAGATAACCCAACAACTCCGGACAAGTCGCTCCGCCTTCACCAGGAAAGCCCTGCAGGAAGCCCTGGATCGATATAAACGTGAACTTCTGGAACAAAAGCACAGACAGGGCTATGAAAAGCACCCGGTAAACTCTGAGGAATTTCCGGGTTGGGAAGAGGAACAGGTCTGGGTAGATTAG
- a CDS encoding GGDEF domain-containing protein, protein MSDARPDPDKGCFSLAIVDIDNSKQINDTYGHYCGDQVLVSFAQVLQDNVRETDAVGRWGGEEFILLLPETGLEAAATACEKIRGIMARSSVCYQDCQIMVTATFGVSQYQVEGGIEETLRYADEAMYRGKQAGRDRVVMAEDR, encoded by the coding sequence ATGTCAGACGCGAGGCCAGACCCTGACAAGGGGTGTTTTTCCCTGGCCATCGTCGATATCGACAATTCTAAGCAGATCAACGATACCTATGGACACTACTGCGGGGACCAGGTGCTGGTGTCCTTCGCCCAGGTGCTGCAGGATAATGTGCGGGAGACTGATGCGGTGGGCCGTTGGGGTGGAGAGGAATTTATCCTGCTGCTGCCCGAAACCGGGCTTGAAGCCGCTGCTACAGCCTGCGAAAAAATCCGCGGGATCATGGCCCGATCCTCGGTCTGTTACCAGGACTGTCAGATCATGGTCACCGCTACTTTCGGCGTGTCTCAGTACCAGGTTGAAGGAGGAATCGAAGAAACCCTCAGGTATGCGGATGAGGCTATGTACCGGGGCAAGCAGGCCGGCCGGGACCGGGTGGTGATGGCGGAAGACCGATGA
- a CDS encoding type II toxin-antitoxin system RelE/ParE family toxin: MIKSFKHKGLEVFYYYGSTRGISPEHADKISRILDRLNAANDIIDMNFPGSNLHKLSGKLKGQYSVRVSGNWRIFFKFIEGDAYVVDYDDYH; this comes from the coding sequence ATGATTAAATCCTTTAAGCACAAGGGACTTGAAGTTTTTTATTATTATGGATCAACAAGAGGCATTAGCCCCGAGCATGCAGACAAAATATCCAGAATCCTGGATCGACTGAACGCTGCAAATGACATAATTGATATGAACTTCCCAGGGTCTAACCTGCATAAGCTTTCAGGAAAACTCAAGGGACAGTATTCCGTCCGGGTCTCGGGAAATTGGAGAATATTCTTTAAATTCATAGAGGGCGATGCTTATGTCGTTGACTATGATGATTATCATTAA
- a CDS encoding HigA family addiction module antitoxin: MTTMKRQPSHPGYILKKDYLEPLNISITGMSETLGVSRKTLSKILNGRGSVTPDMALRLSRALNTTPRLWLNLQNSYDLWHAEHLSSAWKDVRPLTSQALNSV, encoded by the coding sequence ATGACGACAATGAAAAGACAGCCATCTCATCCCGGATATATTCTGAAGAAAGATTATCTGGAACCACTGAACATTTCTATAACCGGCATGTCTGAAACGCTGGGTGTATCCAGAAAAACCTTGTCAAAGATATTGAATGGGCGAGGTTCAGTGACTCCTGACATGGCCCTAAGGCTCTCACGAGCCCTCAACACGACACCAAGGTTGTGGCTCAACCTCCAGAATAGCTACGATCTTTGGCATGCAGAACATCTTTCCAGCGCCTGGAAGGATGTACGCCCCTTGACATCACAAGCCCTGAATTCTGTCTGA
- a CDS encoding sulfite exporter TauE/SafE family protein, whose translation MDYLLICIVAMGVSGLTLFSGFGLGTLLLPAFVLFFPVQAAVAMTAVVHLANNLFKLFLIGNKADSATLLRFGLPALAAGFAGAWLLLSLADLEPVYSYELWGRHMEVYPVNLVIGLLMGFFAMLELYSPLNRLQISPVYLPLGGVLSGFFGGLSGHQGAFRSAFLLKSGLDKEAFVGTGVVIAVLVDVSRITVYSGMVHSPEIRENLPLIAAAMLAAFAGAFIGRRVLSKITFRTVQLIVGIMLMLVSILLILGVV comes from the coding sequence TTGGATTATCTGCTTATCTGTATTGTGGCCATGGGTGTTTCCGGACTCACCCTTTTTTCCGGATTCGGCCTGGGCACCCTTCTTTTACCGGCCTTTGTCCTGTTTTTTCCTGTTCAGGCTGCTGTAGCCATGACTGCAGTGGTGCACCTGGCCAACAATCTTTTCAAGCTTTTTCTCATAGGCAACAAAGCAGATAGCGCAACACTGCTGCGCTTTGGGCTGCCGGCCCTGGCAGCGGGTTTTGCCGGGGCCTGGCTTCTTCTGTCTCTGGCGGACCTGGAGCCGGTTTATAGTTATGAGCTTTGGGGAAGGCACATGGAGGTTTACCCGGTAAACCTGGTCATTGGACTCCTGATGGGGTTTTTTGCCATGCTGGAGCTATACTCACCCCTGAACCGGCTGCAGATATCTCCTGTATATCTGCCCCTGGGAGGAGTGCTCAGTGGATTTTTCGGGGGCCTTTCCGGACACCAGGGGGCTTTTCGCAGTGCTTTTCTGCTCAAATCCGGACTGGACAAAGAGGCCTTTGTGGGAACCGGTGTGGTTATCGCGGTGCTTGTGGATGTTTCCAGGATCACCGTTTATTCCGGTATGGTGCACAGTCCCGAAATCCGTGAAAACCTGCCTCTTATTGCTGCGGCCATGCTGGCAGCCTTTGCCGGAGCCTTTATCGGGCGCAGAGTATTGTCCAAAATCACCTTCAGGACAGTACAGCTTATTGTAGGCATTATGCTCATGCTTGTTTCCATCCTGCTCATCCTGGGTGTAGTTTAA
- a CDS encoding Smr/MutS family protein encodes MSSRRLSLDLHPIFNKGREIDAALENAFQEARQKKAKELEIICGKGTGQLKKRVLRFLDRDDIKSTYHRINRDKDNSGRVFVYFRWQRGQ; translated from the coding sequence ATGTCCAGCAGGCGTCTTAGCCTTGATTTGCACCCGATCTTCAACAAGGGTCGCGAGATCGATGCCGCCCTGGAAAACGCCTTTCAGGAAGCCAGGCAGAAAAAAGCCAAAGAACTGGAGATAATCTGCGGAAAAGGAACAGGACAGTTGAAAAAACGAGTCCTGCGCTTTCTGGACCGGGATGACATAAAAAGCACTTACCACCGGATCAACAGGGATAAAGACAACTCGGGCAGGGTATTTGTCTATTTTCGCTGGCAAAGAGGCCAGTAA
- a CDS encoding ABC-F family ATP-binding cassette domain-containing protein, which translates to MSSTPLISCHGIKKAYSGRELFSELSLGFFPQERTGLIGPNGSGKSTLLKILAGMETPDSGELTVRRDTRLVYLPQTENFDRDQTVEQALMQVMESVDHDPESYVSLKKTAGQMGFFHLDTMVCTLSGGWLKRLSMARALLQEPDLLLLDEPTNHLDLEGILWLENVLKNPDFAFVLVSHDRAFLENVTNRIVELSRIYPEGCLRVEGSYSTFLEKRQEFTQSREKLEQRLASKTRREIEWLRQGPKARTTKAKHRKETALALQEELSQVRSRNAGNRAAEIEFSGTGRKTRKLLRCRNVSCKRQGRTLLEGLDLTLSPGNRLGIVGRNGTGKSSLLEILSGEMEPHSGTVQWAEGLKVVHFDQNREQLNQEQSLQESLCPSGDQVVYQGRALHVVSWARRMRFDPDQLPLPVSRLSGGEQSRLLIARLMLKPADVLLLDEPTNDIDIPTLEILEQSLEEFPGAIVLISHDRMFLDNLCDRLLYLDGQGRATFVADYVQYIREAAQTDKPEQKVQSGKKAKPRPRQQNKMSFKDQREYESIEGDIERAENEVAGLKEKMNRPEVMSDAKELERLCSELEQAEAALMRLYARWEELEEMAAKCSR; encoded by the coding sequence ATGTCTTCAACTCCACTTATAAGTTGTCATGGTATAAAGAAGGCCTATTCCGGCAGGGAACTCTTTTCAGAGCTCAGCCTGGGTTTTTTCCCCCAGGAACGTACCGGCCTCATAGGACCCAACGGATCGGGCAAGTCTACCCTGCTCAAGATCCTGGCCGGAATGGAAACCCCGGACTCGGGTGAACTTACAGTCAGGCGGGATACAAGGCTGGTTTACCTTCCCCAGACTGAAAATTTTGACCGGGACCAGACGGTTGAGCAGGCCCTTATGCAGGTCATGGAGAGTGTAGACCATGATCCGGAAAGCTATGTCAGCCTGAAAAAAACAGCCGGGCAGATGGGCTTTTTTCACCTGGACACCATGGTCTGTACATTGTCCGGGGGATGGCTTAAAAGGCTGTCCATGGCCAGGGCGCTTTTGCAGGAGCCTGACCTGCTGCTTCTGGACGAACCTACCAACCACCTGGACCTGGAAGGAATACTCTGGCTGGAAAATGTCCTTAAAAATCCGGATTTCGCCTTTGTCCTGGTGAGCCATGACCGGGCTTTCCTGGAAAATGTTACCAACCGGATAGTGGAATTGAGCAGGATATATCCGGAAGGGTGTCTGCGTGTGGAAGGCAGCTACTCCACCTTCCTGGAGAAGCGCCAGGAATTTACTCAGTCCCGGGAAAAGCTGGAGCAGAGACTGGCCAGCAAGACCCGCAGGGAAATCGAGTGGCTGCGCCAGGGGCCCAAGGCCAGGACCACAAAGGCCAAACACAGAAAAGAAACCGCCTTGGCTCTGCAGGAAGAGCTAAGCCAGGTGAGATCCAGAAATGCCGGAAACAGGGCGGCTGAAATTGAATTTTCCGGTACCGGCCGCAAGACCAGAAAACTTCTTCGCTGCAGAAATGTTTCCTGCAAGCGCCAGGGCCGCACACTACTGGAAGGCCTTGACCTGACTCTTTCTCCGGGAAACCGCCTGGGCATAGTGGGCCGAAACGGTACCGGCAAAAGCAGTCTGCTGGAGATCCTGTCAGGGGAGATGGAGCCGCACTCCGGTACGGTACAATGGGCTGAGGGACTTAAGGTGGTACATTTTGACCAGAACAGGGAGCAGTTGAACCAGGAACAGAGCCTGCAGGAGTCCCTGTGCCCCAGCGGCGACCAGGTGGTTTACCAGGGCAGGGCTTTGCACGTGGTGTCCTGGGCCAGGCGCATGCGCTTTGACCCGGACCAGCTCCCCCTGCCGGTGTCCAGGCTGTCGGGAGGTGAACAGTCCAGGCTGCTTATTGCCAGGCTCATGCTCAAGCCTGCCGATGTCCTGCTCCTGGATGAGCCCACCAACGACATCGACATCCCCACCCTGGAAATTCTGGAGCAGAGTCTGGAAGAATTTCCCGGGGCCATAGTGCTTATTTCCCATGACCGGATGTTTCTGGACAATCTCTGCGACAGGCTTCTTTACCTGGACGGTCAGGGCAGGGCCACTTTTGTGGCCGATTATGTCCAGTATATACGGGAAGCTGCCCAGACGGACAAGCCTGAACAAAAAGTTCAGTCCGGGAAAAAAGCAAAGCCCAGACCAAGGCAGCAGAACAAGATGTCATTCAAGGACCAGCGGGAATATGAAAGCATTGAAGGCGATATTGAAAGGGCTGAAAACGAAGTGGCCGGCCTCAAGGAAAAGATGAACCGTCCGGAAGTCATGAGTGACGCCAAGGAACTGGAAAGGCTTTGCAGTGAACTGGAACAGGCTGAAGCCGCCCTGATGCGGCTTTACGCACGCTGGGAGGAACTTGAGGAAATGGCTGCAAAGTGCAGCAGGTGA